Proteins encoded by one window of Bacteroidales bacterium:
- a CDS encoding carboxypeptidase-like regulatory domain-containing protein, with product MLRIVFIFSCLLFSIISYSQQTKVRGRITDAETKEEIPFVNVSFKGTTTGTITDFKGEYFLQTRIPVDTLIVSYIGYKTQSFQLKKNYFQVIDIELVSENINLEEVIIKPGENPAHRIIRNIISNKANNNPEKFRTIQYEAYSKIELDINNIDDDFKKNKAFKHFQFVFDYVDTSVVTGKPFLPIFITETLSDVYLQKEPNRKREIIKATKMSGIENESVMQYTGQMYQYVDVYENFIQIFGKGFVSPIANSCLFYYKYYLIDSAFIDNLWCYQISFKPKRKQEPTFTGDFWVNDTTFAIKKINVRMAEDANINFVKDLVASYEYQKVDNDSWYLKKDELLIDFNIAKKTFGFFGKKTTSYKNIIIDKPANKEFFSKNTFDETTILKDALCKNNDFWQSKRHEKLSEKEESIYVMVDSIKEVPIFRTFVDFFVMFTTGYYVHKNFEFGPYYTFFSFNPIEGNRIKIGGRTSNDFSTKIMYFGHLAYGIEDEKFKYGLGTMYMFSKNPRISAGISYNYDMEQLGQSQNAFLQDNILASVLRREYNYKLTIVREYNGFYEKEWYQGFSNKLTISHRTIYSTDYIPFIEIQNQKEYDYLTSFEIILNTRFAYNEKFLLGEFERISLGTRFPILNLNFTFCPENILESDYQYYKLNFNIEHKFNINPFGNLMYIIDAGKYWGKAPYPFLQLHEGNETYAYDDYAFNMMNYYEFVSDEYASIYLEHHFEGLFLNHFPLFRKLKWREVVAGKTLVGKISKNNRDILMFPGTLTGLSVPYYETSVGIENILNIFRVDAMWRLSYLNKPDVPDFGIRVKMEVDF from the coding sequence ATGTTGAGAATTGTATTTATATTTTCCTGCCTTTTATTTTCTATTATTTCATATAGCCAGCAAACAAAAGTCAGAGGAAGAATAACCGATGCTGAAACAAAGGAAGAAATTCCATTTGTAAATGTTTCATTTAAAGGTACAACAACAGGGACGATAACTGATTTTAAAGGTGAATATTTTTTACAAACACGTATTCCTGTTGATACCCTTATTGTATCATATATTGGTTATAAAACCCAGTCGTTTCAATTAAAAAAAAACTATTTTCAAGTTATTGATATTGAACTTGTTTCAGAAAATATTAATCTTGAAGAAGTTATAATTAAACCGGGGGAAAATCCAGCCCATAGGATTATCAGAAATATTATAAGTAATAAAGCAAATAATAATCCTGAAAAATTCCGCACAATACAATATGAAGCATATAGTAAAATAGAACTTGATATAAATAATATTGATGATGATTTTAAAAAGAATAAAGCTTTTAAACATTTTCAGTTTGTTTTTGATTATGTTGATACCTCTGTAGTAACCGGCAAACCATTTCTTCCGATATTTATAACTGAAACCTTATCAGATGTATATTTACAAAAAGAACCAAATAGAAAGCGTGAAATAATAAAAGCTACAAAAATGTCGGGAATTGAAAATGAAAGTGTAATGCAATATACCGGTCAAATGTATCAATATGTAGATGTTTATGAAAATTTTATACAGATATTTGGAAAAGGATTTGTATCACCTATTGCTAATTCATGTTTGTTTTATTATAAATATTATCTTATTGACAGTGCATTTATCGATAATTTATGGTGCTATCAAATATCTTTTAAGCCAAAAAGAAAACAAGAACCTACATTTACCGGTGATTTTTGGGTTAATGATACAACATTTGCAATAAAAAAGATAAATGTTAGAATGGCGGAAGATGCAAATATCAATTTTGTTAAAGATTTAGTAGCAAGTTATGAATATCAAAAAGTTGATAATGATTCATGGTATTTGAAAAAGGATGAATTATTAATTGATTTTAATATAGCAAAAAAAACATTCGGATTTTTTGGTAAGAAAACCACAAGTTACAAAAACATTATAATAGATAAACCGGCAAACAAAGAGTTTTTTTCTAAAAATACTTTTGATGAAACAACAATCTTAAAAGATGCTTTATGTAAAAATAATGATTTTTGGCAGAGTAAAAGACATGAAAAATTAAGCGAAAAGGAAGAATCAATATATGTTATGGTTGATTCGATTAAAGAAGTTCCTATATTCCGTACTTTCGTTGATTTTTTTGTGATGTTTACTACCGGTTATTATGTTCATAAGAATTTTGAATTCGGACCATATTATACCTTTTTTAGTTTTAATCCAATAGAGGGGAATCGCATAAAAATAGGTGGAAGAACAAGTAATGATTTTAGTACAAAAATTATGTATTTTGGACATTTAGCATACGGAATCGAAGATGAAAAATTTAAATATGGATTGGGTACAATGTATATGTTCTCAAAAAACCCAAGAATTTCGGCAGGAATATCATACAATTATGATATGGAACAACTTGGACAAAGCCAGAATGCTTTTTTACAAGACAATATATTAGCTTCGGTCTTGAGGAGAGAATATAATTACAAATTAACTATTGTCAGAGAATACAATGGGTTTTATGAAAAGGAATGGTATCAGGGATTTTCAAATAAGTTAACAATATCTCACCGGACAATTTATTCGACCGATTACATACCTTTTATTGAGATACAAAATCAAAAAGAATATGATTATTTAACTTCATTTGAAATAATATTAAATACACGTTTTGCATATAATGAAAAATTTCTTTTAGGTGAATTTGAAAGAATTAGTCTTGGAACAAGATTTCCTATTCTTAATTTGAATTTTACTTTTTGTCCTGAAAATATTTTAGAAAGTGATTATCAATACTATAAATTAAATTTTAATATTGAACATAAATTTAATATAAATCCTTTTGGTAATTTAATGTATATTATTGATGCAGGAAAATACTGGGGAAAAGCTCCTTATCCTTTTTTGCAGTTACACGAAGGAAACGAAACATATGCATATGATGATTATGCATTTAATATGATGAATTATTATGAATTTGTAAGTGATGAATATGCAAGCATTTATTTAGAACATCATTTTGAGGGTTTGTTTTTAAATCATTTTCCACTTTTTAGAAAATTGAAATGGAGAGAAGTTGTTGCAGGAAAAACTCTTGTCGGAAAAATCAGTAAAAATAACAGGGATATTTTAATGTTTCCGGGAACACTAACTGGTTTATCAGTCCCATATTACGAAACAAGTGTTGGAATTGAAAATATATTGAATATATTCAGGGTTGATGCCATGTGGAGATTGTCGTATTTAAACAAACCTGATGTGCCAGATTTTGGGATAAGAGTTAAAATGGAAGTAGATTTTTAA